Proteins encoded together in one Stutzerimonas stutzeri window:
- the glpK gene encoding glycerol kinase GlpK, with protein MSNQNKQFIVALDQGTTSSRAIVLDRNANVVTIAQREFAQIYPQPSWVEHDPMEIWATQSGVFVEALAQAGITNEQVAAIGITNQRETAIVWDKITGRPIYNAIVWQSRQSTPICDQLKRDGMEDHIRKTTGLVIDPYFSGTKIKWILDHVEGSRERARRGELLFGTVDCWLIWKMTQGKAHVTDYTNASRTLLFDIHKLDWDPVMLEALDIPREMLPEVRSSSEVYGHAYIGSGQSTGIPIAGIAGDQQAALFGQMCVEPGQAKNTYGTGCFLLMNTGTKAVQSEHGLLTTIACGPRGEVNYALEGAIFNGGSTVQWLRDELKVLNESLDSEYFATKVPDSNGIYLVPAFTGLGAPYWDPRARGALFGLTRGVKVDHLIRAALESIAYQTRDVLDAMQQDAGERLRALRVDGGAVANNFLMQFQADLLGTQVERPQMKETTALGAAYLAGLATGFWSDLDELRSKSSIERVFEPACGSEQREALYRGWQKAVERTRNWAED; from the coding sequence ATGAGCAACCAGAACAAGCAATTCATCGTCGCCCTCGACCAAGGCACCACCAGTTCCCGCGCCATCGTGCTGGACCGCAACGCCAACGTGGTGACCATCGCCCAGCGCGAGTTCGCGCAGATCTACCCGCAACCGAGCTGGGTCGAGCATGACCCCATGGAAATCTGGGCGACCCAGAGCGGCGTGTTCGTCGAAGCCCTGGCCCAGGCCGGCATCACCAACGAGCAGGTGGCCGCCATCGGCATCACCAACCAGCGCGAGACCGCCATCGTCTGGGACAAGATAACCGGCCGTCCGATCTACAACGCCATCGTCTGGCAGAGCCGCCAGAGCACGCCGATCTGCGACCAGCTCAAGCGCGACGGCATGGAAGACCACATCCGCAAGACCACCGGCCTGGTGATCGACCCCTACTTCTCCGGCACCAAGATCAAGTGGATTCTCGATCACGTCGAAGGCAGCCGCGAGCGCGCTCGCCGTGGCGAGCTGCTGTTCGGCACCGTCGACTGCTGGCTGATCTGGAAGATGACCCAGGGCAAGGCCCACGTCACCGACTACACCAACGCGTCGCGCACGCTGCTGTTCGATATCCACAAGCTGGACTGGGACCCGGTGATGCTCGAAGCGCTGGACATTCCCCGCGAGATGCTGCCGGAGGTGCGCTCATCCTCGGAAGTTTACGGCCACGCCTATATCGGTTCCGGCCAGAGCACCGGCATTCCCATCGCGGGCATTGCCGGCGATCAGCAGGCCGCGCTGTTCGGCCAGATGTGCGTCGAACCCGGGCAGGCCAAGAACACCTACGGCACCGGCTGCTTCCTGCTGATGAATACCGGGACCAAGGCAGTGCAGTCCGAACATGGTCTGCTGACGACCATCGCCTGCGGGCCGCGGGGCGAAGTGAATTACGCGCTGGAAGGCGCCATCTTCAATGGCGGCTCCACCGTGCAGTGGCTGCGTGACGAACTGAAGGTGCTCAACGAATCGCTGGATTCGGAGTACTTCGCCACCAAGGTGCCGGACAGCAACGGCATCTACCTCGTGCCGGCGTTCACCGGCCTTGGCGCGCCCTACTGGGACCCGCGTGCCCGCGGCGCACTGTTCGGCCTGACCCGCGGGGTCAAGGTCGATCACCTGATCCGTGCTGCGCTGGAATCCATCGCCTACCAGACCCGCGACGTGCTCGACGCCATGCAGCAGGATGCCGGCGAGCGCCTGCGCGCCCTGCGTGTGGATGGCGGCGCCGTGGCCAACAACTTCCTCATGCAGTTCCAGGCCGACCTGCTCGGCACCCAGGTCGAGCGCCCACAGATGAAGGAGACCACCGCCCTTGGTGCGGCCTACCTGGCCGGGCTGGCGACCGGTTTCTGGAGTGACCTCGACGAATTGCGCAGCAAGAGCAGCATCGAGCGCGTGTTCGAACCGGCGTGCGGAAGCGAACAGCGCGAAGCGCTCTATCGCGGCTGGCAGAAGGCGGTCGAGCGCACCCGCAACTGGGCCGAGGACTGA
- a CDS encoding SUV3 family DEAD/DEAH box RNA helicase — MAKAGGKQLKSIRLERLARFIEWATARYPDFVAKKHHQEKWFAPYIGYPMPGLGRAAKAFWLGLQGPAVDQLMAEPATDELLERIVSRDLGEIPCSIDVYGSQKTFTLGSPAHLLEPEWALRLADSPQRDDFPGNLQAAVQQYVRGRLQLLERPFAEMDEEDRQRCLARIRPELSRLDEFLQHAVATVNEIRHDLRYLVTLHHGPLELELQRRIPADQDHLLSAAEVEAWQRQDRADLQASFERMLELADGFDLQQLGHKRLTELIALEPGRMRKAIRAARREHEERMAFAVLLENNPRFVHYHKLYPARRLTRRWIALLGPTNSGKTHRSIEAMAAAEHAIYLSPLRLMALENQERIESMGVPCSLVTGEEEIIREGATHFCCTVEEFARFRHQHWDVVVVDEVQMMADPQRGWAWVDALVSAHTPKLMMTGPALIEPSLRTLCELCEDQLQVQRTKRLSPVEVAKHATTLERLEPGSLLVAFSRKLVLELKGMLESAGKSVSVVYGALSPEVRREQARRFREGEADIMVATDAVGMGLNLPAHTLCFYTDEKFDGIQNRQLKVQEVKQIGGRAGRFGHHDSGEITALDPQTLKSIRRLFNSPDAPVDLSQFQVRPSIDHLSAISELMGEPSLLRSWLTFNRNINYGEAFVSVLPDELAEWIELIDDPKIPLWLRWTFACTPIRGGFDSPASQHAQRWIKRVAEGHAIPMPRLLLGADLASLESTLHVVETYLHLARSLPEHFPEHDDGEEARKLLNDAITRELSRQRKPRAAKRGGGRKAGRRR, encoded by the coding sequence ATGGCAAAGGCCGGAGGCAAGCAGCTCAAATCCATCAGGCTCGAGCGCCTGGCGCGGTTCATCGAGTGGGCAACGGCGCGTTATCCGGATTTCGTCGCGAAGAAGCACCACCAGGAAAAGTGGTTCGCGCCCTATATCGGCTACCCGATGCCGGGGCTCGGCCGGGCGGCAAAAGCGTTCTGGCTGGGGCTGCAAGGCCCGGCAGTGGACCAGCTGATGGCCGAGCCCGCTACGGATGAACTGCTCGAGCGGATCGTCAGCCGCGACCTCGGCGAGATCCCCTGCAGCATCGATGTGTACGGCAGCCAGAAGACGTTCACCCTGGGTTCGCCCGCCCACCTGCTGGAACCGGAATGGGCACTGCGCCTGGCCGACAGTCCACAGCGCGACGACTTCCCAGGCAATCTCCAGGCGGCCGTCCAGCAGTACGTACGCGGTCGTCTGCAGTTGCTCGAGCGGCCCTTCGCCGAGATGGACGAAGAGGACCGCCAGCGCTGCCTCGCGCGGATCCGGCCGGAGCTGTCGCGACTCGACGAGTTCCTGCAGCACGCGGTCGCCACGGTCAACGAGATCCGCCACGACCTGCGCTATCTGGTGACGCTGCACCATGGCCCGCTCGAGCTGGAACTGCAGCGGCGCATTCCCGCCGACCAGGACCACCTGCTCAGCGCTGCCGAAGTCGAGGCCTGGCAACGTCAGGACCGGGCCGACCTGCAGGCCAGCTTCGAACGCATGCTCGAACTCGCCGACGGCTTCGACCTGCAGCAGCTCGGCCACAAGCGTCTCACCGAACTCATCGCGCTCGAACCCGGACGCATGCGCAAGGCAATTCGCGCCGCGCGCCGCGAGCATGAGGAGCGCATGGCCTTCGCCGTGCTGCTGGAAAACAACCCGCGCTTCGTCCATTACCACAAGCTCTATCCGGCGCGCCGGCTGACGCGACGCTGGATCGCCCTGCTCGGCCCGACCAACAGCGGCAAGACGCACCGCTCCATCGAGGCGATGGCCGCCGCCGAGCACGCCATCTACCTCTCGCCGCTACGTCTGATGGCACTGGAGAATCAGGAGCGCATCGAATCGATGGGCGTGCCCTGTTCGCTGGTCACCGGCGAGGAGGAAATCATTCGCGAAGGCGCCACGCACTTCTGCTGCACCGTGGAGGAGTTTGCCCGCTTCCGGCACCAGCACTGGGACGTGGTGGTGGTCGACGAGGTGCAGATGATGGCCGACCCGCAACGCGGCTGGGCCTGGGTCGATGCGCTGGTCAGCGCACATACGCCGAAGCTGATGATGACCGGCCCGGCGCTGATCGAGCCGTCGCTGCGCACGCTCTGCGAACTCTGCGAGGACCAGCTGCAAGTGCAGCGCACCAAGCGCCTGTCGCCAGTGGAAGTGGCCAAGCACGCCACCACGCTGGAGCGCCTGGAGCCCGGCTCGCTGCTGGTGGCGTTCAGCCGCAAGCTGGTGCTGGAACTCAAGGGCATGCTCGAAAGCGCCGGCAAGAGCGTATCGGTGGTCTACGGCGCGCTTTCGCCGGAGGTGCGCCGCGAGCAGGCCCGCCGCTTCCGCGAAGGCGAGGCGGACATCATGGTCGCCACCGACGCGGTGGGCATGGGCCTCAACCTGCCGGCGCACACACTGTGCTTCTACACCGACGAGAAATTCGACGGCATCCAGAATCGCCAGCTCAAGGTGCAGGAGGTCAAGCAGATCGGTGGCCGCGCGGGCCGTTTCGGCCACCACGACAGCGGCGAAATCACCGCGCTGGACCCGCAGACGCTCAAGTCCATCCGCCGCCTGTTCAACAGTCCGGACGCGCCGGTGGACCTCAGCCAGTTCCAGGTGCGCCCATCCATCGATCACCTGTCCGCCATCTCCGAGCTGATGGGCGAGCCGAGCCTGCTGCGGTCCTGGCTGACCTTCAACCGCAACATCAATTACGGCGAAGCGTTCGTCTCGGTGCTGCCGGACGAACTGGCCGAGTGGATCGAGCTGATCGACGATCCGAAAATCCCACTCTGGTTGCGCTGGACGTTCGCCTGCACGCCGATCCGCGGCGGTTTCGACAGTCCGGCCAGCCAGCATGCACAGCGCTGGATCAAGCGCGTCGCCGAAGGCCACGCCATCCCCATGCCGCGCCTGCTGCTGGGCGCCGACCTGGCCAGTCTGGAAAGCACGCTGCATGTGGTGGAAACCTACCTGCATCTGGCCCGCAGCCTCCCCGAGCATTTTCCCGAACACGACGATGGCGAGGAGGCCCGCAAGCTGCTGAACGATGCCATCACCCGCGAACTGTCGCGCCAGCGCAAACCACGGGCGGCGAAGCGCGGTGGCGGGCGCAAGGCAGGCAGGCGGCGCTGA
- the glpD gene encoding glycerol-3-phosphate dehydrogenase, giving the protein MPHIAQPVSELYDIAVIGGGINGVGIAVDAAGRGLSVFLCERDDLASHTSSASSKLIHGGLRYLEHYEFRLVREALAEREVLLAKAPHIVKPMRFVLPHRPHLRPAWMIRAGLFLYDHLGMRKKLPASQGLRFGSESPLKPAITRGFEYSDCWVDDARLVVLNAMAAREKGAHIHTRTLCLSAKRAGGIWHVELQREDGSRFSLRAKALVNAAGPWVAQFIGERLQQRSPYGIRLIQGSHIIVPRLYEGEQAYIMQNEDRRIVFAIPYLDRYTMIGTTDREYHGDPAQVSITEQEIAYVLGVANTHFRKQLEPRDIVHTFAGVRPLCDDESDNPSAVTRDYTLSLVAEEKQAPLLSVFGGKLTTYRKLAESAMAQLKPFFPGMGDSWTADAALPGGEDMGTPEALAEALVAHVQGLELPLAKRWATLYGNRVWRMLGDARSLDALGEDLGQQLYAQEVEYLCRDEWAMQPDDILWRRTKLGLAFSEPEKSRLARYLAERPAAESTHSSDAA; this is encoded by the coding sequence GTGCCCCATATTGCCCAGCCCGTCTCCGAGCTTTATGACATCGCCGTGATCGGCGGCGGTATCAATGGTGTCGGCATCGCGGTCGATGCCGCCGGCCGTGGGCTGTCGGTGTTCCTTTGCGAACGCGACGACCTGGCCAGTCATACGTCATCAGCGAGCAGCAAGCTCATTCATGGCGGGCTGCGTTATCTGGAACACTACGAATTCCGACTGGTCCGCGAGGCACTGGCCGAGCGCGAGGTGTTGCTGGCCAAGGCGCCGCATATCGTCAAACCGATGCGCTTCGTGCTGCCGCACCGCCCTCACCTGCGCCCGGCGTGGATGATCCGCGCCGGTCTGTTCCTCTATGACCATCTGGGCATGCGCAAGAAACTGCCGGCGTCGCAGGGGTTACGCTTCGGCAGCGAGAGCCCGCTCAAGCCGGCCATCACCCGCGGTTTCGAGTACTCCGACTGCTGGGTCGACGACGCACGCCTCGTGGTGCTCAATGCCATGGCGGCGCGGGAAAAAGGGGCGCATATCCATACCCGCACGCTGTGCCTGAGCGCCAAACGTGCTGGAGGCATCTGGCACGTCGAGCTGCAGCGCGAGGACGGCAGTCGCTTTTCCTTGCGCGCCAAGGCACTGGTGAATGCGGCAGGGCCCTGGGTCGCGCAGTTCATTGGCGAGCGCCTGCAGCAGCGATCGCCGTACGGCATCCGCCTGATTCAGGGCAGCCACATCATCGTGCCCAGGCTGTATGAAGGTGAGCAGGCCTACATCATGCAGAACGAAGATCGGCGTATCGTCTTCGCCATTCCTTACCTGGACCGCTACACCATGATCGGCACCACCGACCGCGAGTATCACGGCGATCCGGCCCAGGTGAGCATCACCGAGCAAGAGATCGCCTACGTGCTGGGTGTGGCCAATACGCACTTTCGCAAGCAGCTGGAACCCAGGGACATCGTGCATACCTTCGCAGGCGTTCGCCCCTTGTGCGATGACGAATCGGACAATCCGTCTGCCGTCACCCGTGACTACACCCTATCGCTGGTTGCTGAGGAAAAGCAGGCGCCGCTGCTCTCGGTGTTCGGCGGCAAACTGACCACCTACCGCAAGCTCGCCGAATCGGCGATGGCTCAGCTTAAGCCATTTTTCCCCGGCATGGGCGACAGCTGGACGGCCGATGCCGCGCTGCCCGGCGGCGAAGACATGGGCACGCCCGAAGCACTGGCCGAGGCACTGGTCGCCCATGTGCAAGGGCTGGAGCTGCCCCTGGCCAAACGATGGGCCACGCTGTACGGCAATCGCGTCTGGCGGATGCTCGGCGACGCCCGTTCCCTCGATGCCCTGGGTGAAGACCTTGGCCAACAGCTCTATGCGCAGGAGGTCGAGTACCTCTGCCGGGATGAGTGGGCAATGCAGCCGGACGACATTCTCTGGCGACGCACCAAACTCGGCCTGGCCTTCAGCGAGCCGGAAAAATCCCGCCTGGCACGCTATCTGGCGGAGCGACCGGCCGCTGAGTCCACCCACAGCAGCGACGCGGCCTGA
- a CDS encoding DeoR family transcriptional regulator gives MSLAPRQQNILELVRERGYVSIDELARHFAVTPQTIRRDINQLGDAGLLRRYHGGAAYDSSVQNTAYSQRAHQMRDEKQRIATAMAARIPDQASLFINIGTTTEAIARALLNHRDLKIITNDLHVASILSTKEDFDVLIAGGNVRSDGGVVGQATADFISQFKVDFALIGISGIDEDGTLLDFDYQEVRVSQAIIHNARKVFLAADSSKFGRSAMTRLGSLEQIDCLFTDTQPDDVFAELLARYKVHLEIAD, from the coding sequence ATGAGCCTGGCGCCCCGACAGCAGAACATTCTCGAACTCGTGCGCGAACGCGGCTATGTGAGCATCGACGAACTGGCCCGGCACTTCGCCGTCACCCCGCAGACCATCCGCCGCGACATCAATCAGCTGGGCGACGCCGGCCTGCTGCGGCGCTACCACGGCGGCGCGGCCTACGACTCCAGCGTGCAGAACACTGCATACAGCCAGCGCGCGCATCAGATGCGTGACGAAAAACAGCGCATCGCCACCGCCATGGCCGCACGCATCCCCGACCAGGCTTCGCTGTTCATCAATATCGGTACCACCACCGAAGCCATCGCCCGCGCCCTGCTCAACCATCGCGACCTGAAGATCATCACTAATGACCTGCATGTGGCGAGCATCCTCAGCACCAAGGAAGACTTCGATGTGCTGATCGCAGGCGGCAACGTGCGCAGCGACGGCGGCGTGGTGGGCCAGGCGACCGCAGACTTCATCAGCCAGTTCAAGGTCGATTTCGCCTTGATCGGCATCAGCGGCATCGACGAGGACGGCACCCTGCTCGACTTCGACTACCAGGAAGTCCGCGTCTCCCAGGCGATCATCCATAATGCACGCAAGGTCTTCCTCGCCGCGGACTCCAGCAAGTTCGGCCGCAGCGCCATGACCCGGCTCGGCTCCCTGGAGCAGATCGACTGCCTGTTCACCGATACCCAGCCGGACGACGTGTTCGCCGAACTGCTGGCACGGTACAAGGTGCATCTGGAGATCGCCGACTAG
- a CDS encoding Na/Pi symporter: MTTNTGALADHSTPATRQWLSWLLVITLIYLLLAAVGAIGDGFKAAVGDNAKELFAFATNPFVGLMIGVAATALIQSSSTVTSIIVGMVAGGLPIPIAIPLIMGANIGTSLTSTIVSLGHVRNGVEFHRAFAAATVHDAFNITAVAILLPLELLFHPLAQMSEVLAGLLVSDSTSVDMKSVNFMKTLLTPASDLLNASVAWLPSQVWSGVALIVIGIGLILFVVQAIGKVLRRVMVGRAKEIMHTSVGRGPVSGIASGTIITILVQSSSTTTALIVPLAGTGVFSLKQVYPFTLGTNIGTCVTALLAATAISGPTAELAMQIALVHLLFNLFGIFLIYVLPFLRGVPPAIATHLADLAQRSKLYVGAYIGGVFFGLPLLLIGGSQL; the protein is encoded by the coding sequence ATGACGACGAATACCGGCGCCCTAGCCGACCACTCCACACCCGCTACGCGCCAATGGCTGTCGTGGCTGTTGGTCATCACACTGATCTATCTGCTGCTGGCAGCCGTCGGTGCTATCGGAGATGGCTTCAAAGCGGCGGTCGGCGACAACGCCAAGGAACTGTTCGCGTTCGCCACCAACCCCTTTGTCGGCCTGATGATCGGCGTTGCAGCGACCGCACTGATCCAGAGCTCCAGCACCGTAACGTCCATCATTGTCGGGATGGTTGCCGGCGGGCTGCCCATTCCGATCGCGATCCCGTTGATCATGGGCGCCAACATCGGCACGTCCCTCACCAGCACCATCGTCAGCCTCGGCCATGTGCGCAACGGCGTCGAATTTCACCGGGCCTTCGCGGCCGCAACCGTGCATGACGCATTCAATATCACGGCGGTGGCGATCCTCCTGCCGCTCGAACTGCTGTTCCATCCGCTGGCGCAGATGTCCGAAGTTCTGGCCGGCCTTCTGGTCAGCGACAGCACAAGCGTCGACATGAAGAGCGTGAACTTCATGAAGACTCTCCTCACCCCTGCCAGCGACCTGCTGAACGCCAGCGTGGCCTGGCTGCCAAGCCAGGTCTGGTCGGGTGTCGCGCTGATCGTCATCGGGATCGGCCTGATCCTGTTCGTGGTCCAGGCCATCGGCAAGGTGCTGCGCAGGGTCATGGTCGGCCGCGCCAAAGAGATCATGCACACCAGCGTCGGGCGTGGCCCGGTTTCGGGGATCGCCTCGGGAACGATCATCACGATCCTGGTGCAATCCTCATCGACCACCACCGCGCTGATCGTGCCACTGGCAGGAACCGGTGTCTTTTCGCTCAAACAGGTCTATCCGTTCACCCTCGGCACCAACATCGGAACCTGCGTGACCGCGCTGCTGGCGGCCACCGCCATCTCCGGGCCCACCGCCGAACTGGCGATGCAGATCGCACTGGTACATCTGCTGTTCAACCTGTTCGGAATCTTCCTGATCTACGTACTACCGTTTCTGCGCGGCGTTCCGCCTGCCATCGCCACGCATCTCGCCGATCTGGCGCAACGCAGCAAGCTGTACGTCGGGGCCTACATCGGCGGTGTGTTTTTCGGCCTGCCTCTGCTGTTGATCGGCGGCAGCCAACTCTGA
- a CDS encoding MIP/aquaporin family protein — MSTPIVPTLKGQCIAEFLGTALLIFFGTGCVAALKLGGADLGLWEISIIWGIGVSMAVYLAAGVSGAHLNPAVTIALWLFGTFERHRVPAYILAQVAGAFCSAALVYGLYSSLFFDFEQAQQMVRGSVESLELASIFSTYPHASLSFGQAFLVEVVITAILLAMIMAITDDGNGLPSGPLAPLLIGLLIAVIGGAMGPLTGFAMNPARDFGPKLMTFLAGWGDVAFTGGRDIPYFLVPIFAPILGACLGAAGYKALICRHLPGVGSAACDAPKPKEKATAEMGSAQPDVSKVR; from the coding sequence ATGAGTACGCCCATCGTCCCGACCCTCAAGGGACAATGCATCGCCGAATTTCTCGGCACTGCCCTTCTCATCTTCTTCGGTACCGGCTGCGTCGCAGCGCTCAAGCTCGGCGGCGCCGACCTGGGGCTGTGGGAAATCAGCATCATCTGGGGTATCGGCGTTTCGATGGCGGTGTACCTTGCCGCTGGCGTTTCCGGTGCCCATCTGAACCCGGCCGTCACCATCGCACTATGGCTGTTCGGCACCTTCGAGCGGCACCGGGTGCCGGCCTACATCCTGGCGCAGGTGGCCGGCGCCTTCTGTTCCGCGGCATTGGTCTACGGGTTGTATAGCAGCCTGTTTTTCGATTTCGAACAGGCCCAGCAGATGGTTCGCGGAAGCGTCGAGAGTCTCGAGCTCGCGTCGATCTTCTCCACCTATCCGCACGCCTCGTTGTCGTTCGGTCAGGCGTTCCTTGTGGAAGTGGTGATTACGGCCATTCTGCTGGCGATGATCATGGCCATCACCGATGACGGCAATGGCCTGCCCAGCGGCCCGCTCGCCCCTTTGCTGATCGGCCTGCTGATCGCCGTGATCGGTGGTGCGATGGGACCGCTGACCGGCTTTGCGATGAATCCGGCGCGGGATTTCGGGCCTAAGCTGATGACCTTCCTGGCCGGCTGGGGTGACGTGGCCTTCACCGGTGGGCGAGACATCCCGTATTTCCTGGTTCCGATCTTCGCCCCGATTCTCGGTGCCTGCCTCGGCGCTGCAGGTTACAAGGCACTCATCTGCCGGCACCTGCCAGGGGTTGGCTCGGCCGCCTGTGATGCACCCAAACCCAAGGAAAAGGCCACTGCCGAAATGGGCTCCGCGCAGCCCGATGTCAGCAAAGTTCGCTAA
- a CDS encoding ion transporter, with protein sequence MKQRPVTPFQILTLVLSVYVIGALVADLVFDLPDDVSTLLGYLDNVVCFFFFLDFWMRLQQAEDKLRFMRWGWIDLLASVPAGGLQAAKLFRAFQVLRVLRAIKSLRLIWRILFRNRAEGIVASAATATMVLVAFGALTMLLVEAPNPQSSINTPEEALWWAFVTVTTVGYGDFYPVTTEGRIVAVLLMVSGVGLFGSFAAYISSLFVADRHAEHQSADAETLHRLLLQMESLTEEVRTLKLRLESQPTGRDHSQGAQ encoded by the coding sequence ATGAAGCAGCGCCCCGTCACCCCCTTTCAGATCCTGACTCTGGTCCTGTCTGTCTATGTGATCGGCGCACTGGTGGCCGACCTGGTATTCGACCTGCCTGACGATGTTTCGACGTTGCTCGGTTATCTGGACAACGTCGTGTGCTTCTTTTTCTTCCTCGATTTCTGGATGCGCCTGCAACAGGCGGAAGACAAGCTGCGCTTCATGCGCTGGGGCTGGATCGATCTGCTGGCCAGTGTGCCGGCCGGCGGATTGCAGGCGGCCAAGCTGTTCCGCGCCTTCCAGGTGCTGCGGGTGCTACGGGCGATCAAGTCGCTGCGGCTGATCTGGCGAATCCTGTTCCGCAATCGCGCCGAGGGCATCGTCGCTTCTGCCGCCACCGCGACCATGGTGCTGGTGGCATTCGGCGCGCTGACTATGCTGCTGGTCGAGGCACCCAACCCGCAGAGTTCGATCAACACTCCCGAAGAAGCATTGTGGTGGGCGTTTGTCACCGTCACCACGGTCGGCTACGGCGATTTCTACCCAGTCACGACCGAAGGTCGCATCGTTGCCGTGCTGCTGATGGTGTCAGGCGTAGGTCTTTTCGGCAGCTTCGCGGCGTATATCAGTTCGCTGTTCGTTGCCGACCGGCACGCAGAGCACCAGTCAGCCGATGCAGAGACGCTGCACCGCCTACTGTTGCAAATGGAAAGCCTGACGGAGGAGGTGCGCACTTTAAAACTGCGGCTAGAAAGCCAGCCGACAGGCCGCGACCATTCGCAGGGTGCACAATGA
- a CDS encoding YoaK family protein: MPINYARRLTDRRRSTRSNRQLGLCLAFVAGAANAGGFLAVQQYTSHMTGIVSAMADNLALGATDLALAGFGALLSFVLGAMCSTLMINFSRRRRLHSQYALPLALEAGLLLLFGILGAQLMSVPGFFVPLTVVLLCFIMGLQNAIITKLSNAEVRTTHITGMVTDIGIELGRLIYFNRNRDGELPPVRANRERLRINALLVGSFFIGGLSGALGFKHFGFLSTVPLAALLLTLALVPMADDLRLGWRLWRRRR, translated from the coding sequence ATGCCGATCAACTATGCCCGTCGCCTGACCGATCGCCGACGCTCCACCCGCAGCAACCGCCAGCTCGGACTCTGCCTAGCCTTCGTCGCCGGCGCGGCGAACGCCGGGGGCTTTCTGGCCGTGCAGCAATACACCTCGCACATGACCGGCATCGTCTCGGCGATGGCCGACAACCTCGCCCTCGGCGCCACCGATCTGGCGCTGGCTGGCTTCGGCGCACTGCTCTCGTTCGTCCTTGGCGCCATGTGCTCGACGCTGATGATCAACTTTTCGCGACGGCGCCGACTGCACAGCCAGTACGCCCTGCCGCTGGCGCTGGAAGCCGGGCTGTTGCTGCTGTTCGGTATCCTCGGCGCGCAGCTGATGTCGGTTCCGGGCTTCTTCGTGCCGCTGACAGTGGTGCTGCTGTGCTTCATCATGGGCCTGCAGAACGCGATCATCACCAAGCTTTCCAACGCCGAGGTGCGCACCACGCACATCACCGGAATGGTGACCGACATCGGCATCGAACTGGGCCGGCTGATCTATTTCAACCGCAATCGCGATGGTGAACTACCGCCGGTGCGCGCCAATCGCGAACGTCTGCGCATCAATGCGTTACTGGTCGGCAGCTTCTTTATCGGCGGCCTGAGCGGCGCACTGGGCTTCAAGCACTTCGGCTTTCTCTCCACCGTACCGCTGGCCGCTCTGCTGCTGACTCTGGCGCTGGTGCCGATGGCCGACGACTTGCGGCTAGGCTGGCGCCTCTGGCGTCGGCGGCGCTGA
- a CDS encoding DUF72 domain-containing protein, with protein MTKSSHIRLGCAGWSLPREAWRVFPAQGTHLERYAQVLHATEINSSFYRPHRPATYRKWAASVPEGFSFCVKLPRQISHEKRLRDCTQELERFLGEVSELGAGLGCLLLQLPPSLPYEHTPAEAFFAELRERYGGDLALEPRHASWLEADAQLRHWRIARAAADPSPLPGGGEPGGWPGLRYYRLHGSPRIYHSAYPSQWLERLAEQLRDYSDTPCWCIFDNTASGAATENALALQAMLRC; from the coding sequence ATGACGAAGAGCTCACACATTCGCCTCGGCTGTGCCGGCTGGAGCCTGCCGCGCGAGGCCTGGCGAGTCTTCCCCGCGCAGGGCACTCATCTCGAGCGTTATGCACAGGTGCTTCACGCGACGGAAATCAATTCTTCCTTTTATCGCCCGCATCGCCCTGCGACCTACCGCAAGTGGGCCGCCAGCGTGCCGGAGGGGTTCAGCTTCTGCGTGAAGCTGCCGCGGCAGATCAGCCATGAAAAGCGCCTGCGAGATTGCACGCAGGAACTGGAGCGCTTTCTCGGCGAAGTTTCCGAGCTGGGTGCCGGGCTCGGCTGCCTGCTGCTGCAGTTGCCCCCATCGCTGCCCTATGAGCACACGCCGGCTGAGGCGTTCTTCGCGGAACTGCGCGAGCGCTACGGAGGCGACCTGGCGCTGGAACCACGACATGCCAGCTGGCTGGAGGCCGACGCCCAGCTCCGGCACTGGCGTATCGCCCGTGCCGCCGCGGACCCGTCGCCCCTCCCGGGTGGCGGTGAGCCGGGTGGCTGGCCGGGCCTGCGCTACTACCGCCTGCATGGATCCCCGCGGATCTATCACTCGGCGTATCCCAGCCAATGGCTGGAGCGCCTGGCCGAGCAATTGCGTGACTACAGCGATACACCCTGCTGGTGCATCTTCGACAACACTGCCAGCGGCGCTGCGACCGAAAACGCGCTGGCGTTGCAGGCGATGTTGCGTTGTTGA